A single genomic interval of Cyanobacterium sp. T60_A2020_053 harbors:
- a CDS encoding DUF3820 family protein encodes MIEIQIMEDDTKRKVLINVDKIMIINFGKYKGQHLEDLPPSYKIWLYENLDKKKYSKLINQLEYWCKKYKFQQKKQELLSRFPNKENMVAEIKPR; translated from the coding sequence ATGATTGAAATTCAAATAATGGAAGATGACACAAAAAGAAAAGTATTAATAAATGTTGACAAAATAATGATAATTAACTTCGGCAAATATAAAGGGCAACATTTAGAAGATTTACCTCCATCTTATAAAATTTGGTTGTATGAAAATTTAGATAAAAAGAAATACTCTAAACTGATTAACCAATTAGAGTATTGGTGCAAAAAGTATAAATTTCAGCAAAAAAAACAAGAACTTCTGTCACGGTTTCCTAATAAAGAAAATATGGTAGCAGAAATTAAACCAAGATAG